Proteins from a single region of Hymenobacter sp. GOD-10R:
- a CDS encoding DUF4134 domain-containing protein, whose amino-acid sequence MLATALVVLTTATAALAQGDGSAGITKATSMIGGYFDNLTLLMYAIGAAAGLGGAITAFIKWNSGDQNTQKHLTAWFGSCIFLVVSATILRSFFL is encoded by the coding sequence ATGCTTGCTACTGCGCTCGTGGTACTGACCACGGCGACGGCAGCCCTAGCCCAGGGTGACGGCTCAGCTGGTATCACGAAAGCCACCTCGATGATTGGTGGATACTTCGACAACCTCACGCTGCTCATGTATGCCATTGGTGCTGCCGCGGGCCTGGGTGGTGCCATCACCGCTTTTATCAAGTGGAACTCCGGCGACCAAAACACTCAGAAGCACCTGACCGCTTGGTTTGGCAGCTGCATTTTCCTGGTGGTGTCAGCCACCATCCTACGCTCTTTCTTCCTGTAG
- a CDS encoding DUF3408 domain-containing protein, whose protein sequence is MASSKSNPPKTPASDMQDMLNLVAQRSKAALIPEPETSTTTEAATETPVIALATHTAEPEPIQQTEKKEPAPEKGTPVNYVATFLQPLRERKSRAVYISDDAHSTLQAIAQVSDGIPLADLLGNIVNHHFETYGPDIRAFMAEQEKKNKKRLKI, encoded by the coding sequence ATGGCCTCTTCAAAATCTAATCCACCCAAAACCCCAGCTTCAGATATGCAGGACATGCTAAACTTGGTTGCCCAGCGTAGCAAGGCGGCTCTCATTCCCGAACCTGAAACGAGCACCACCACTGAGGCTGCTACCGAAACACCCGTTATCGCCCTGGCTACCCATACTGCTGAGCCAGAGCCTATTCAACAAACGGAAAAAAAAGAGCCGGCTCCGGAGAAGGGTACTCCGGTCAATTATGTAGCAACCTTCCTCCAGCCATTGCGCGAGCGGAAGTCCAGGGCTGTTTACATCTCCGATGATGCGCACAGCACCCTTCAAGCTATTGCTCAGGTCAGCGACGGAATACCCTTAGCTGACCTACTAGGAAATATTGTAAACCACCATTTCGAAACCTACGGCCCTGACATTCGCGCTTTCATGGCAGAGCAAGAAAAGAAGAATAAAAAGCGCCTGAAGATCTAA
- a CDS encoding TraG family conjugative transposon ATPase — translation MSNLLLPSATLEEKQPIYAVENDCLISKNADVTVAYRLELPEIFTLSEADYESLHSAFVKAIRLLPNHTVVHKQDWFVEDKYIADFEVERSMLSQAYERHFNERPFLNHYCYLFLTKTPSSREDWTSLATLLTRSKIVPKDMMDEQLLTAFFNAVGQFVRVLSSVGIKCTRLTDDDLVGTEGKTGLLEKYLYLNMSDTVPVADLDFSQGLKVGSKRCMCFSLGQLDDLPEILEPSTRHGGLSTDYSDFFIGFASPLGLQLNCNHIYNQYLFVDDAAKTIKTFEKKRDRMSSLSLNSRQNAINKEFYDRYLNEALSQQRLPVRAHANVLAWTEREVQEKELRELLGDAITKMGGKARENTVDIGSLFWAGIPGNAGDFPSEETFYTFAGPACCLWNVETNYRSSSSPVGIKLSDRLTGKPVHVDISEEPRKRGIITNRNKFILGGSGSGKSFFVNGLVRQFHEQGGHVLLVDTGNSYQGLCKLRGGVYYTYTEKKPISFNPFYVVEAPDVEKRQSLHNLLVMLWKRASEAVTQSEYVSISTAITQYYQLLQSDTTIKASFNTFYEFLLGPHGAYLKKENVREKDFDIENFLYVLKPYYRGGEYDYLLNAEQELDLTQESFIVFEIDNIKDHPILFPVVTLVIMDTFLQKMRTLEGVRKMILIEEAWKAIATPAMADYLKYLFKTVRKFQGEAVVVTQEVKDILDNPIVKDTIVTQSDCMILLSLEKFMGKFDEIQDVLALSEKQKALVLSINADRRPDEFYNEVYIGLGTKVATVYGVVVSKEEYVTYTTEQSEKMVLFQKMKAGLDIETAIQVYAQELREAG, via the coding sequence ATGAGCAACCTACTCCTTCCCTCCGCAACACTAGAAGAAAAACAGCCAATCTACGCGGTTGAAAACGACTGTCTGATCAGCAAGAACGCCGACGTGACGGTAGCCTACCGCCTGGAGCTTCCGGAGATCTTCACCCTCTCGGAAGCCGACTACGAATCACTGCATTCCGCTTTTGTAAAGGCCATCCGCTTGTTGCCAAATCATACGGTCGTGCACAAGCAAGATTGGTTTGTAGAGGACAAGTACATAGCTGACTTTGAGGTCGAGCGGTCCATGCTCTCGCAGGCGTACGAGCGGCATTTCAACGAACGGCCTTTCCTAAATCACTACTGCTACTTGTTTCTAACCAAGACGCCTAGCAGCCGCGAGGACTGGACCAGCCTGGCCACGTTACTCACCCGCTCGAAGATTGTCCCCAAAGACATGATGGATGAGCAGCTGCTGACTGCCTTTTTCAACGCAGTGGGGCAGTTTGTCAGAGTCCTTTCATCGGTGGGCATCAAGTGCACTCGACTCACCGATGATGACTTGGTGGGCACGGAAGGCAAGACCGGCTTACTGGAAAAGTACCTCTACCTGAACATGAGTGACACGGTGCCAGTAGCCGATCTTGATTTTTCGCAAGGGCTAAAGGTGGGCTCGAAACGGTGCATGTGCTTCTCGCTCGGCCAACTGGATGACTTGCCCGAAATCTTGGAGCCGAGCACCCGGCACGGCGGCTTAAGCACCGACTACAGCGATTTCTTCATTGGTTTCGCCTCCCCGCTGGGCTTGCAGTTGAACTGCAATCACATCTACAACCAGTATCTGTTCGTCGATGATGCAGCCAAGACCATCAAGACGTTCGAGAAGAAGCGGGATCGAATGAGCTCGCTTTCCTTGAACTCGCGCCAGAATGCCATCAACAAGGAGTTTTATGACCGCTACCTGAATGAAGCGCTTTCGCAGCAGCGGCTACCGGTACGGGCGCACGCGAACGTCTTGGCGTGGACAGAACGGGAGGTGCAGGAGAAGGAGTTACGCGAGCTATTGGGGGATGCCATCACCAAGATGGGAGGGAAGGCCCGCGAGAACACGGTCGATATCGGCTCTCTTTTTTGGGCTGGTATTCCGGGCAACGCCGGCGACTTTCCCAGCGAAGAAACGTTCTACACCTTTGCCGGGCCTGCCTGCTGCCTGTGGAATGTCGAGACCAACTATCGTAGCTCCAGCAGCCCCGTTGGTATCAAGCTGTCGGATCGCCTTACGGGTAAGCCGGTGCACGTTGACATCTCGGAAGAGCCACGCAAGCGGGGCATCATCACCAACCGCAACAAGTTCATCCTAGGTGGGTCGGGTAGTGGCAAGTCCTTTTTTGTAAACGGCTTAGTGCGCCAGTTTCACGAGCAAGGAGGCCATGTGTTGCTGGTGGATACCGGCAACTCTTACCAAGGGCTGTGCAAGCTACGGGGCGGGGTATACTACACCTACACGGAGAAGAAGCCCATTAGCTTCAACCCCTTTTATGTAGTTGAAGCACCTGATGTGGAGAAGCGACAAAGCCTGCATAATCTACTCGTAATGCTCTGGAAGCGAGCAAGCGAAGCCGTTACGCAATCCGAGTACGTGTCGATCTCCACGGCAATCACGCAGTACTACCAGCTCTTGCAGAGTGATACAACAATTAAGGCCTCCTTCAATACCTTCTATGAATTCCTGCTGGGCCCTCACGGCGCCTACCTGAAGAAGGAGAATGTGCGGGAGAAGGATTTTGATATTGAGAACTTCCTGTACGTGCTGAAGCCTTACTACCGAGGCGGGGAGTATGATTATTTGCTCAACGCGGAACAGGAACTTGACCTAACCCAGGAAAGCTTTATTGTCTTCGAGATCGACAACATCAAGGATCACCCGATTCTGTTCCCGGTGGTCACGCTCGTGATCATGGATACGTTTCTACAGAAGATGCGCACGCTGGAAGGGGTACGCAAGATGATTCTGATTGAGGAAGCCTGGAAAGCCATTGCGACGCCGGCTATGGCCGACTACCTGAAGTACCTGTTCAAAACTGTCCGCAAGTTCCAGGGTGAAGCGGTTGTGGTCACGCAGGAGGTGAAGGATATCCTTGATAATCCGATTGTCAAGGATACCATTGTTACGCAATCCGACTGCATGATCTTGCTGAGCTTGGAGAAGTTCATGGGCAAGTTCGATGAGATTCAGGACGTGTTGGCGCTCTCCGAAAAGCAAAAAGCCTTGGTGCTGAGCATCAATGCCGACCGCCGACCAGATGAATTCTACAATGAGGTGTACATTGGCCTAGGCACCAAAGTAGCGACCGTGTACGGCGTAGTCGTGTCGAAAGAAGAGTATGTGACTTACACGACGGAGCAATCCGAGAAGATGGTGCTCTTTCAAAAAATGAAAGCGGGCCTCGATATCGAAACCGCCATTCAGGTCTACGCCCAAGAGCTGCGCGAGGCAGGCTAG
- a CDS encoding DUF4133 domain-containing protein produces the protein MGQYLLNKGVNKPIEFIGLVGVRYLFMLIGGLGGVFLAAIVLLGVGVNTYLTTFLTLGSGFLWWIRVFSLCAKYGEHGALKRQAKGRQPMRIVNRNARLFKDLKRS, from the coding sequence ATGGGCCAATACCTATTGAACAAGGGCGTTAACAAGCCGATTGAATTCATAGGGTTAGTCGGTGTGCGCTATCTCTTTATGCTGATTGGGGGCCTCGGCGGCGTGTTTTTAGCAGCCATTGTGCTGCTCGGCGTCGGGGTCAACACTTACCTAACCACCTTCTTGACACTCGGCAGCGGGTTTCTCTGGTGGATCCGGGTATTCAGCCTTTGCGCAAAGTATGGGGAGCACGGCGCCCTCAAGCGCCAAGCTAAGGGCCGCCAGCCCATGCGCATCGTGAATCGCAATGCTCGCCTCTTTAAAGACCTCAAGCGCTCATGA